A window of the Zeugodacus cucurbitae isolate PBARC_wt_2022May chromosome 2, idZeuCucr1.2, whole genome shotgun sequence genome harbors these coding sequences:
- the LOC105215649 gene encoding leucine-rich melanocyte differentiation-associated protein — MAHPAMRYNAQSKELILAHCHYVSLPTELIDAFGECAEYLDCSHNRLMNLSHLYEFKNLKYLILDNNRLHEAHFEQLQWALPKVKVLMLNRNELMDLQRTIKLLASIFPHLEYLSLHGNPICPDELELQPFSEYVNYEYEYYRSQVSGAFGKLKFLDHHDLQRESMSRPVPSKQTTPSFSFWLKTRNQSDQFMSKGLKFGNVIGPRLRSSMHNTDSEIDKSITNKDL; from the exons atgGCCCATCCGGCGATGCGCTACAATGCGCAGAGCAAAGAG CTTATCTTAGCCCATTGCCATTACGTTTCACTGCCGACGGAGCTTATAGACGCGTTCGGCGAATGCGCTGAGTATCTGGACTGCAGTCACAATCGGCTGATGAACCTCTCGCACTTGTATGAGTTTAAGAATTTGAAATATCTGATTCTAGACAATAATCGACTGCATGAAGCGCATTTCGAGCAGCTGCAATGGGCGCTGCCGAAGGTGAAGGTGCTGATGTTGAACCGCAATGAG CTAATGGACCTTCAGAGAACTATTAAACTTTTGGCGAGCATATTCCCACATCTTGAGTATCTCAGTTTGCACGGTAACCCGATTTGTCCCGATGAATTAGAACTGCAGCCATTTAGTGAATACGTGAATTATGAATACGAATACTACAG ATCACAGGTTTCAGGCGCTTTTGGTAAACTAAAATTTCTAGATCATCATGATCTGCAGAGAGAATCGATGTCACGTCCAGTACCTTCAAAACAAACAACACCTAGTTTTAGTTTTTGGCTAAAAACAAGAAACCAGAGCGATCAATTCATGAGCAAAGGTTTAAAATTCG GTAACGTAATTGGTCCGAGGTTACGCAGCTCAATGCATAATACAGATTCAGAGATAGACAAAAGCATTACAAACAAAGATTTGTAA